Proteins from one Cellulosilyticum lentocellum DSM 5427 genomic window:
- a CDS encoding GNAT family N-acetyltransferase: protein MNIIIRQAQLDDLDRITFVESTCFPQTEAANKTQFQQRLLTFKESFFVAEHYNQIIGFINGAVIDEPTISDILFKQADLHKPSGTYQTIFGLDIMPDYRHQGIAIKLMNHMIDYAKSTKRKGVILTCKENLIPFYNQFGYVNHGISESIHGGAIWYDMILLF from the coding sequence ATGAATATCATTATAAGACAAGCCCAATTAGATGATTTAGACCGTATTACTTTTGTTGAAAGTACATGTTTTCCTCAAACCGAAGCTGCTAATAAAACTCAGTTCCAACAACGTCTTCTTACTTTTAAAGAAAGTTTTTTTGTAGCAGAACACTATAATCAAATCATAGGTTTTATAAATGGTGCCGTTATTGATGAGCCTACTATTAGTGATATTCTTTTCAAACAAGCAGACTTACACAAACCTTCAGGCACCTATCAAACAATCTTTGGACTAGATATTATGCCCGATTATCGTCATCAAGGTATCGCTATTAAGCTTATGAATCATATGATTGATTATGCTAAATCTACCAAAAGAAAAGGTGTTATTTTAACTTGCAAAGAAAATCTTATTCCCTTTTATAATCAGTTTGGCTATGTTAACCATGGTATTTCTGAGTCAATTCATGGGGGTGCTATTTGGTATGATATGATTTTACTATTTTAG
- a CDS encoding N-acetylglucosaminidase, with product MVIETNMYNQFLEANSTKKNEFLVEVSEIVNRNMNIEIAWEKPYNTTYSKTSENIEMETTSSINETYSNYGIPLEMALNIQKASNPMVSKNGKWVSASLNDIKSYCIPNRYNINNYKYQFLDLSEPAGISVDIMKKYLEGKGTLSGKENVFIQAAEDYHLNEIYLVAHSLLETGNGTSALAQGVMYKGAKVYNMYGIKAIDSNPLGEGAAFAYKMGWTTPDKAIEGGAKYISEQYVNHDIYAQDTLYEMRWNPASPGTHQYATDVAWAIKQAKRIEEIYEEFEGANKTFDIPVYR from the coding sequence ATGGTAATAGAAACTAATATGTATAATCAATTTCTTGAAGCAAACAGCACTAAAAAAAATGAATTCTTAGTTGAAGTAAGTGAAATTGTAAATAGAAATATGAATATAGAAATAGCATGGGAAAAGCCATATAACACTACTTATAGTAAGACATCAGAAAATATAGAGATGGAAACTACAAGTAGTATTAATGAGACATATTCTAATTACGGAATTCCTTTAGAGATGGCACTTAATATACAGAAAGCTTCTAATCCAATGGTATCTAAGAATGGGAAGTGGGTGTCTGCATCGCTTAACGATATTAAATCGTATTGCATTCCAAATCGCTATAATATTAATAACTATAAGTATCAGTTCCTAGATTTATCAGAGCCGGCAGGTATTTCGGTTGATATTATGAAGAAGTATTTAGAAGGTAAGGGAACTTTAAGTGGAAAAGAAAACGTTTTTATTCAAGCTGCAGAAGATTATCATCTAAATGAAATATATTTAGTGGCTCACTCATTATTAGAAACAGGTAATGGAACTAGTGCATTAGCTCAAGGTGTTATGTATAAAGGGGCAAAAGTGTATAATATGTATGGGATAAAAGCGATAGATAGTAATCCTTTGGGAGAAGGAGCTGCATTTGCTTATAAAATGGGTTGGACTACTCCTGACAAGGCTATAGAGGGTGGGGCTAAGTACATATCAGAGCAATATGTTAATCACGATATTTATGCTCAAGATACATTATATGAAATGCGATGGAATCCTGCCAGTCCAGGAACACATCAATATGCCACAGATGTAGCATGGGCAATTAAACAAGCGAAACGAATTGAAGAAATTTATGAGGAATTTGAAGGTGCAAATAAGACTTTTGATATTCCAGTTTATAGATAG